AAACCGGGACTCACCGGCCATATGGGAACAGCGGCACTGATTTTCACGGTGCTGGCCGTGGGAGCTCCGCTGGCGAGTGTTTCCGGTGTGTTCCCGGTGGTGATCAGCTTCGGCGGTTCGGCCGCGCCGATCGCGTACGGGATTGCCACGGTGATCTTGCTGGCCTTCGCCGCAGGGCTGGCCACCATGTCGAAGTTCGTGCCCAACCCGGGCGCGTTCTACGCGTATGTGACGTCCGGCCTCGGCAAGCACGCCGGCCTGGGCGGGGCGTTTCTCGCGATCTTCGCCTACTGGTTGATCGCGACCGCCACCTATGCGTTCTTCGGCTCTGCTACCAATAGGCTCCTCTTGGCGTTCGGTGGACCCGATGTTGCCTGGTATTGGTGGCAGATCCTCGGTTGGGTCATCGTCGGGTTCATCGGTTACCGAAACGTCGAATTGTCGGCCAAGGTACTGACCGTCGCCATGGTGCTCGAGGTCGCGATCGCAGTTGTCTTCGACGTCAGCATCATTGCGCGGGGCGGCGCCGAGGGACTGTCCCTTCCGACAATTGACTCCGATGTAATCAACTTGGGCGGCCTCGGCATCGCCGTGTTGTTCAGCGTCCTGTGCTTCATCGGTTTCGAATCGACGGCGATCTTCCGTGAGGAAGCCAAGGATCCCGAAAAGACTGTTCCCCGTGCTATGTACCTGTCGGTGTTGTTGGTCGGTGTCTTCTACGCGATCAGCATTGCACTCATGATTCTCGCCTACGGCCAGGACAATGCCCAGGACGTTGCAGCTGAAAATGCCGCCGGGATGTTCGACGAGGCCCTCGGTACCTACGCCGCACCGATCTTCAGGGATATCTGCGCGATACTGTTGGTGAACTCGGTGCTGGCTTCACTGATCGCGTTGACGAACATGCTCTCGCGCTACCTCTACGCGCTCGGTAACGACGGTGTGCTTCCCAAGGCGCTCGGCCAGGCACACCCCAAGCACGGTTCACCGTACCGTGCTTCGTTGGTGGTGACCGCAATGATCGGACTGCTCGGAGCACCGTTCATGTTTGTAGCGGCCGAGCCGATGGATCTGTACGCCAAGATGGTCGGCGTCGGGATATACGCCCTCATGGTGCTGATGACGCTCGCCAGCGTTGCGGTACTGATCTTCTTCCGTCGCAACCCGCAACCCGGAACGTCGCCGCTGAAGACCACCATCGCACCTATCGTCTCGATCGTCAGTTTCGCGGTCGTGCTCTATCTTGCGACCACGAACATGGATCTGGTCAGCGGGCTGACCGGTGGTCTGGCAGTCGGCCTGGTGGTGCTCACGTATCTCGTCATTGTGGCCGGCGCCGTCGCAGCGGCGATCTACCGGAAGAACAAGCCGGAAACGTTCGAACGGATCGGTCGCCAAGACCTCTGAGGCAAGGGGACGGCCCCACGAGCTGTGAAAGCTCTTGGGGCCGGCCCAGTTCAGCCTCGGTATCCGGATCCCACGTTCGACACTGCCGGCATTTCTTGGATGCCGAACTCATAACTTCCGAGAAGATTTTCTATAGAGAACGGAGCTGCAGCAATGGTGCTGTCCGCAGAAGAGAAGTCACTGATCGAGACGGTTCGCGACTTCGTCGAGAAGCAGGTCAAACCCGTCGTGCGAGACCTCGAACACACGAACACCTATCCCGAGGAACTCATCGAAACGATGAAAGACATCGGGATCTTCGGGTTGGCGATCCCGGAGCCCTACGGGTTCGGGCAGGTGTCCATGCCGTGTTATGTAGCGGTGACCGAGGAACTCGCCCGCGGGTGGATGAGCCTGGCCGGCGCGATGGGCGGGCACACCGTGGTGTCCAAGCTGATCATGCAGTTCGGCACGGAGGAACAGAAGCAGCGTTACCTGCCCCGGATGGCAACGGGCGAGTTGCGCACGACGATGGCACTCACCGAACCGGGTGGCGGGTCCGATCTGCAGGCCATGCGTACGGTGGCCCGCCGGGACGGCGACGAATACGTCATCAACGGCAGTAAGACCTGGATCACCAACGCCCGCCGGGCCGGCCTGATTGCCCTGATGTGCAAGACCGATCCCGCCGCCGAGCCCGCGCATCGCGGGGTATCGATCCTGTTGGTGGAGAAGCTCCCCGGCTTCACCGTATCCAAGGATCTGCCCAAGCTCGGCTACAAGGGTGTGGAGAGTTGTGAACTGAACTTCGCCGACTGTCGGGTACCCGCGGACGCCCTCCTCGGGTCCGCTGAGGGAAGCGGCTTCACCCAGATGATGAAGGGTCTGGAAGTGGGGCGGCTGCAGGTGGCCGCCCGGGCTACCGGTGTCGCGCGGGCGGCGTTCGAGGATGCGCTGCGCTATGCCCAGGAACGCGAAAGCTTCGGAAAGCCCATCTGGGAGCATCAGTCGGTGGGCAACATGCTCGCCGACATGGGCACCAAACTGTCGGCCGCACGTGCGCTCCTGCAGAGTGCCGCAGCGAAATTCGACTCCGGCGCGCGCTGTGACATGGAGGCTGGGATGGCGAAACTGTTCGCCTCCGAGGTCGGGATGGAGATCGCACTGGATGCGGTGCGCGTGCACGGTGGCTACGGCTATTCCACCGAGTACGACGTCGAACGTTACTTCCGCGACGCCCCGCTGATGATCGTCGGTGAGGGCACCAACGAGATCCAGCGCGGCGTGATCGCCAAGCAGCTCGTCAAGCGCGGTGGCCTGGATCAGTGAGCCGCCGACTGGTCGTGAGGCGATGACATGTTGCCTCTGAATGGAATCACCGTGCTGTCGCTGGAGCACGCGGTCGCGGCACCCTTCGCCACCCGGCAGCTCGCCGATCTCGGGGCACGGGTGATCAAGGTCGAACGTCCAAGATCGGGCGACTTCGCCCGCCAGTACGACAATTCCGTCCATGGCGAATCGAGCTACTTCGTATGGCTCAACCGGTCGAAGGAATCCATCGCGCTGGACCTCAAATCCGAGCACGGACACCTGGTACTCCACAAACTGGCCGACCGCGCCGACGTGATCGTGCAGAACCTCGGTCCCGGGGCAGCCGCCCGGCTGGGTTTGTCGGCCGAGGACGTCCGTGACCGGGACCCGAGCAAGATCGTCGTATCGGTGACGGGGTGGGGCAGCTCGGGGCCATGGGCCGACCGCAAGGCCTATGACCTCCTGGTGCAGTGCGAAACCGGCCTCGTGTCCTTGACCGGTACCCCTGACCAGGTCGCCAAAGTCGGCGTATCGATCGCAGACATCGCCGCGGGTATGTATGCGTTCAGTGGCACACTGGCCGCCCTGTACCGTCGCCAAGCCACCGGCGAAGGCGCCACCATCGAGGTCTCGCTGTTCGAAGCGCTCGCTGAATGGGTGGGGCAACCGGCTCACTTCACCGCAGGAGCTGGGCAACAACCCGGCCGGTTCGGCGCCCAGCACGCCACCATCGCACCCTATGGTCCTTTCCAGGCCGGCGACGGACACACCGTACTGATCGCCATCCAGAACGAACCGGAATGGTCGCGGTTCTGCACTGTTGTGCTGCAGCGTCCCGAGGTCGCCGAGGATTTCCGATTCACCTCCAACACACTGCGTGTGGCGAACCGGTCCGACGTGAACGCCGTCATCACCGAGGTCT
This region of Mycolicibacterium diernhoferi genomic DNA includes:
- a CDS encoding CaiB/BaiF CoA transferase family protein encodes the protein MLPLNGITVLSLEHAVAAPFATRQLADLGARVIKVERPRSGDFARQYDNSVHGESSYFVWLNRSKESIALDLKSEHGHLVLHKLADRADVIVQNLGPGAAARLGLSAEDVRDRDPSKIVVSVTGWGSSGPWADRKAYDLLVQCETGLVSLTGTPDQVAKVGVSIADIAAGMYAFSGTLAALYRRQATGEGATIEVSLFEALAEWVGQPAHFTAGAGQQPGRFGAQHATIAPYGPFQAGDGHTVLIAIQNEPEWSRFCTVVLQRPEVAEDFRFTSNTLRVANRSDVNAVITEVFTALPTAELESRLAAARIAFAGVNTVSEFLDHPVLAARDRWRMVDTESGPVRALLPPIDMGAEARMGPVPALGDHTAAILTELGFDPAEHPGSVHSHHEARN
- a CDS encoding acyl-CoA dehydrogenase family protein — translated: MVLSAEEKSLIETVRDFVEKQVKPVVRDLEHTNTYPEELIETMKDIGIFGLAIPEPYGFGQVSMPCYVAVTEELARGWMSLAGAMGGHTVVSKLIMQFGTEEQKQRYLPRMATGELRTTMALTEPGGGSDLQAMRTVARRDGDEYVINGSKTWITNARRAGLIALMCKTDPAAEPAHRGVSILLVEKLPGFTVSKDLPKLGYKGVESCELNFADCRVPADALLGSAEGSGFTQMMKGLEVGRLQVAARATGVARAAFEDALRYAQERESFGKPIWEHQSVGNMLADMGTKLSAARALLQSAAAKFDSGARCDMEAGMAKLFASEVGMEIALDAVRVHGGYGYSTEYDVERYFRDAPLMIVGEGTNEIQRGVIAKQLVKRGGLDQ
- a CDS encoding APC family permease, with the translated sequence MSDLQSVSDSTSTSQSSSKPGLTGHMGTAALIFTVLAVGAPLASVSGVFPVVISFGGSAAPIAYGIATVILLAFAAGLATMSKFVPNPGAFYAYVTSGLGKHAGLGGAFLAIFAYWLIATATYAFFGSATNRLLLAFGGPDVAWYWWQILGWVIVGFIGYRNVELSAKVLTVAMVLEVAIAVVFDVSIIARGGAEGLSLPTIDSDVINLGGLGIAVLFSVLCFIGFESTAIFREEAKDPEKTVPRAMYLSVLLVGVFYAISIALMILAYGQDNAQDVAAENAAGMFDEALGTYAAPIFRDICAILLVNSVLASLIALTNMLSRYLYALGNDGVLPKALGQAHPKHGSPYRASLVVTAMIGLLGAPFMFVAAEPMDLYAKMVGVGIYALMVLMTLASVAVLIFFRRNPQPGTSPLKTTIAPIVSIVSFAVVLYLATTNMDLVSGLTGGLAVGLVVLTYLVIVAGAVAAAIYRKNKPETFERIGRQDL